The following proteins are encoded in a genomic region of Zestosphaera sp.:
- a CDS encoding CoA-binding protein: MENTRVSSLTHFFKPRSVAVLGASVIEGTVGRAIMVNLVSEFKGVIYPVNPKYDEILGLKAYKSCRDLPEVPDLIVVAVPAKIVPQVLDECGSRGVKAAIVISAGFKEVGEEGEKLEKMLVDVAREHGVRVIGPNCLGVYDAHSRLNTIFNPPDRQKMPPPGSVAFLSQSGALGAAILDWLAEYNIGMSKFVSYGNAADVKEWELLEYLVEDPETRVIMMYIEGVEDGKNLLKAVRKATVAGKPVIVLKAGKSERGIRAVSSHTGSLAGSYKVYEAGLTQNGALVVNELDEFILATKALSWLPAPHGDRVAIVTNGGGAGVLTTDAVELLGLRLAELSEETKRYLRSKLPPAASLNNPVDILGDAPPERYEVAMEAVMRDDNVDLIIVIGIMQSPAFKPLEVLESIKKLLREYKKPTVFVAPGGEYTVNNLKKIESGARIPTFKSPEEAAKACYFLTTWYRNYEVLKSLKTT, from the coding sequence TTGGAGAACACGAGAGTATCAAGCCTAACACACTTTTTCAAGCCTAGAAGCGTGGCTGTTTTAGGAGCTTCTGTCATTGAAGGTACTGTAGGCAGAGCAATAATGGTTAATTTAGTTAGTGAGTTTAAGGGAGTGATATACCCTGTAAATCCTAAGTATGATGAAATCTTAGGCTTAAAGGCTTATAAATCGTGTAGAGACCTCCCAGAAGTTCCGGACCTAATAGTGGTTGCCGTACCAGCTAAGATAGTGCCTCAAGTGCTTGATGAGTGCGGGAGTAGGGGGGTCAAAGCAGCCATAGTAATAAGTGCTGGCTTTAAGGAAGTGGGGGAGGAAGGCGAAAAGCTTGAAAAAATGCTAGTTGACGTGGCTAGAGAACACGGAGTTAGAGTGATAGGACCTAATTGTTTAGGTGTCTACGACGCGCACTCAAGACTCAACACAATATTTAACCCGCCTGATAGACAGAAAATGCCGCCTCCAGGTAGTGTTGCTTTCTTGTCTCAGTCAGGCGCGTTAGGTGCGGCAATACTTGACTGGCTAGCAGAATATAATATCGGCATGAGCAAGTTCGTTAGTTACGGTAACGCTGCTGACGTGAAGGAATGGGAGCTCCTAGAGTACCTGGTTGAGGACCCGGAAACTAGAGTCATAATGATGTATATTGAGGGAGTTGAAGACGGCAAGAACCTGCTTAAGGCAGTGAGGAAGGCCACCGTGGCCGGGAAGCCAGTCATAGTATTAAAAGCAGGTAAGTCTGAGAGAGGCATTAGAGCTGTATCGTCACATACTGGCTCCCTAGCAGGCTCATACAAGGTCTACGAAGCGGGCTTAACACAAAACGGTGCCTTAGTAGTTAATGAGTTAGATGAATTCATACTAGCTACTAAGGCACTCAGTTGGTTGCCTGCCCCACACGGTGATAGAGTAGCTATAGTGACAAATGGCGGTGGTGCTGGAGTACTGACTACTGATGCGGTAGAACTTCTGGGTCTACGTCTTGCTGAATTATCTGAGGAGACTAAGAGATACTTGAGAAGTAAGTTACCCCCGGCAGCATCCTTGAATAACCCTGTAGACATACTTGGTGACGCGCCGCCAGAAAGATACGAGGTAGCTATGGAGGCAGTGATGAGAGACGATAACGTAGACTTAATAATAGTCATAGGAATAATGCAGTCACCAGCATTTAAGCCTTTAGAAGTTCTTGAGAGTATAAAGAAACTACTGAGAGAGTATAAGAAGCCGACGGTCTTTGTAGCTCCAGGCGGAGAATACACTGTAAACAACTTGAAGAAGATAGAGTCTGGGGCTAGAATACCCACGTTCAAGTCTCCTGAAGAAGCGGCTAAGGCTTGCTACTTCCTAACAACCTGGTATAGGAACTACGAGGTGCTGAAGTCTCTGAAGACTACCTAA
- a CDS encoding PHP domain-containing protein produces the protein MIIQGDLHIHSYVSDGEASPEEIVKYSIKKGLNVISITDHNTFLGSLSAIPKTRSLKKLIVIPGAEIRTYWGDVLVLCQTPVKVSEDPLKLWEEAVKNHCLLIPAHPFDILRLGIGIRSKYASLWDAYEVFNSSSDPLTNFVSFLYLRNLGKPLLSNSDAHTVEGIGSSRNIFEVDELSIEDILEAIRKNFVKPVPSYSISSTISKLRWGIRIKPFSKSLRERYELYLRSGGLPPHL, from the coding sequence ATGATAATTCAAGGAGACCTGCACATCCACTCATACGTGAGTGATGGGGAGGCATCACCAGAAGAGATCGTTAAATATTCTATCAAGAAAGGTCTTAACGTCATCTCGATAACCGATCACAATACTTTCTTAGGGTCCCTGTCAGCGATACCTAAGACAAGAAGCCTCAAGAAGTTGATTGTCATACCGGGAGCTGAGATCAGGACTTACTGGGGTGACGTGCTAGTCTTGTGTCAAACACCTGTTAAAGTCTCTGAAGATCCTCTAAAGTTGTGGGAAGAAGCTGTAAAAAACCATTGCCTACTAATACCTGCTCACCCATTCGATATTCTGAGGCTAGGCATAGGGATTAGGTCTAAGTATGCTTCTCTGTGGGATGCTTACGAAGTATTTAATTCTTCATCAGACCCGTTAACAAACTTTGTTTCTTTCCTTTACTTAAGGAATTTAGGTAAGCCGCTCCTCTCTAACTCAGACGCACACACTGTTGAGGGGATTGGGTCATCAAGAAATATTTTTGAGGTGGACGAACTCAGTATAGAAGACATTCTTGAAGCAATTCGCAAGAATTTCGTGAAGCCAGTACCCAGTTATTCTATCTCTTCAACAATATCTAAATTAAGATGGGGAATAAGGATTAAGCCTTTCTCGAAGAGTCTGAGAGAACGTTACGAGCTCTATCTGAGGTCAGGAGGATTACCCCCTCATCTCTGA